From a region of the Mercurialis annua linkage group LG1-X, ddMerAnnu1.2, whole genome shotgun sequence genome:
- the LOC126666339 gene encoding uncharacterized protein LOC126666339, translating to MATMHSNPANKQLKELLQEKQDPFVLHLYLLERGYLTNKMFSSRKSIKKSVSCLNLLGAVYSRIRIRSSSHRNGNVGENKEEAAELDRFSSDSSSTVFNSCSNGSDAEETSTSHQKDHFFFKPDTSQPFLLCNPIQNKAVSDRKLRWQCTAENRELSPISILEAAASHRASPDKNKTKGFRIRKETNSSRTNCVLLPKKVEEESILSASLWKVLFQSAKEKSKTDNNNNISSQFLKSNKSVLPQTRQLLFDCVREIVANQERKQKQQQQQQQQRDYLASEDLGKLSTTRDKNKWWGSKSLRENESKLLKSDSVQEWSGFESQRSKIGFEIEDAIFEEMRNELVMDMIHL from the exons ATGGCCACCATGCACTCTAACCCAGCTAATAAGCAACTTAAAGAGCTTCTTCAAGAAAAGCAAGACCCTTTTGTTCTTCATCTTTACCTACTTGAAAGAGGGTATTTAACAAATAAGATGTTCAGTTCAAGAAAGTCCATCAAGAAGTCAGTTAGCTGTTTGAATTTATTAGGAGCTGTTTATTCAAGAATCAGAATCAGAAGCTCTAGTCATAGAAATGGAAATGTTGGTGAGAATAAGGAAGAAGCTGCAGAATTGGATAGGTTTTCTTCTGATAGTAGCTCAACGGTTTTTAATTCATGTAGTAATGGAAGTGATGCTGAAGAAACTTCAACTTCACACCAAAAGGATCACTTCTTTTTCAAACCAGACACTTCTCAACCTTTCTTGCTTTGCAATCCAATTCAAAATAAG GCTGTTTCAGATAGAAAGTTGAGATGGCAGTGCACAGCAGAAAATAGAGAGCTGAGTCCAATATCAATACTGGAAGCAGCAGCTTCACATAGAGCTTCTCCAGATAAAA ATAAAACAAAAGGGTTCAGGATTagaaaagaaacaaattcatCAAGAACTAACTGTGTTCTTCTGCCAAAGAAAGTTGAAGAAGAATCCATTTTATCAGCTTCTTTATGGAAAGTACTTTTCCAGTCAGCAAAAGAGAAATCGAAGactgataataataataatatttcttCACAGTTCTTAAAATCTAATAAATCAGTTTTGCCGCAAACAAGACAACTTTTATTTGATTGTGTAAGGGAAATAGTGGCGAATCAAGAAAGAAAGCAgaagcagcagcagcaacaacAGCAGCAGAGAGATTATTTAGCTTCAGAGGATCTTGGGAAGCTAAGTACTACTAGGGATAAAAATAAGTGGTGGGGGAGTAAATCTTTAAGAGAAAATGAATCAAAATTGTTAAAATCGGATTCAGTACAAGAATGGAGTGGTTTTGAATCTCAGAGGAGCAAGATTGGGTTTGAGATTGAAGATGCTATTTTTGAAGAGATGAGAAATGAGTTAGTAATGGATATGATTCATTTGTAA